The Polypterus senegalus isolate Bchr_013 chromosome 1, ASM1683550v1, whole genome shotgun sequence genomic sequence ctgcaaacaggctccaccccttggcctcgtttctcttcccattccagtaaccgtctgtctccaatcttggaatcaaaatggatacgttcctgaaaatggatgctcaagtcaacagcacagtaaaatcctgctttttccatctaaggcgaatcgccaaactcaagcctattctgtctaaccacctcctggaatcagtaatccatgcattcattacgtccggcttgactactctaattcctgtctttttggtatcagtaaagccactgtttctagactccaactggctcaaaatgcggctgcaaggcttctaactggaagtagcagaatccaacacatttcaccgattttaaaaaccctataCTGGCTGctggttagattcagaatcgattttaagattctcctcctcacctataaggcattaaacggtctagcccccgcctatttgagtgtcttgctccattgtcacaatcccccttgTGTTCTtcgatccgcagatcagctgctcctaaccgttcccaaggcacgttttaaagctcgtggtaaAAGGGCTTTCtctgtctgtgcacccaggctctggaactccctgcccttagtggttaagcaagccgcttcagtcgccacattcaaatctcgcctaaaacgcacttcttcacattggcttttaattcttaacctgtttcattttccacttgccttttgctattttctctattttatttggtccctgacctgttttagtatctctgttttaattctctgttaatgtttgtttttaatgttttgcttttagtcctgcttgttgtaactgtacagcgcttcggtcagttgtaatgctgtgtttttaagtgctcaacaaataaatctggtatggtatatatgtgtgtgtgtgtgtatatatgtatgtgcgtatgtatgtgtgtatatgtatgtatgtatgtatatgtatgtatgtatgtatgtatgtatgtatgtatatatgtatgtatatgtatatatgtatgtgtatgtgtgttatacTGTCTTAAATTAAAGCACAATATTGGTCACATAATAAATGGTGGTACTTTTAAGAAAAAGCTACTTGAAGGCTGTATGcagttgtttgatttttttttttttggtcaggctGAATGTGTAAGTATAGTGAAATTCGCAGGTATTTGAATCAACTACAACAATTTTGGTATTGTCATCCCTGCTCCTAAATGTTCACCTCACACTGAAGCTTAAACGTGATTTATATctataaaattatttcaattagctgttttttatttagtcatttatttgaaattttttttttttgttttttttaatctacatTTTATTATGTGAGTCTTGGGTTTGCCTGTattattaatttctttctttacatttatttaacagcCATCTCAAAAGGAAGGTGGTTCAGAGGGAGGAGGAGACTCTGAAGTGGGTGCAGATTCTAAGAAGGCTGGCACTGAAGGcagcagtgatgatgatgatgatgatgagggaACACTGGTAATtgatgagaaaaatgaaaaaggaggaAGCAAGAGGAAGGCTGAAGATTCACTGGAGGTAGAGAGTTACATTTGTGTTTAAATACAGCAGTCTTTTAAGCTAATATGCAATATTACATTGGCACAGAGAGAGAAGtcaaataaagttaatatttgtTTCTAGCTGTTTTGACAAGTTCATCTCCAGTTATGATGCTAATAGATATAATAGTTTGCCGTACAAGACACAAAATACCAACGTAGGAGCTTTTTGAATGTAGAACAaagttcagttttatttaaatgtagtaATGTTTATTCATAACGCAATTAGGTAACACACAATCCCAACTTTTAGCATCAATTACAGATACAATGAGTCACTCAGTTCAGTCCTGAAATCTAgtattttccagtcatttttgtgtttctcCACTGGGATGTCCAGTTACCTGGATGAAGTTACAAGTTTAGTCACTCTAgagtaaacacattttcatttcttttagtgCATTAATTAATAGCTCCTTGAAGAGGCGGGGCTTAAGTTGCCCTGTGGCATCCTTTTGGAGCTGGTAGAGATGAGGAGCTTTCTGCTGGTGAAACTTAGTCTTCCGAGTCACTCTTCCATACTTTTAGTTATGTAGGCCAAAAGGTAAAGAGCCAGGCTATCAAGCATGCTTTAGTAACTATAATACTGTGTGCCCACAGACTTCTGGGAGCAAATTGGccaattatttaatgaaataaatgatatataatgtacagggtggggcatttatatggatacaccttaataaaatgggaatggttggtgatattaacttcctgtttgtggcacattagtatatgtgagggggaaaacttttcaagatggatggtggccattttgaagtcggccattttggatccaacttttgttttttcaataggaagagggtcatgtgacacatcaaacttattgggaatttcacaagaaaaacaatggcatgcttggttttaacataactttattatttcatgagttatttacaagtttctgaccacttataaaatgtgttcaatgtgctgcccattgtgttggattgtcaatgcaaccctcttctcccactcttcacacactgatagcaacaccgcaggagaaatgctagcacaggcttcctgtatccgtagtttcagttgctgcacatctcgtatcttcacagcatagacaattgccttcagatgaccccaaagataaaagtctaagggggtcagatcgggagaccttgggggccattcaactggcccagacgaccaatccactttccaggaaactgttcatctaggaatgctcggacctgacacccataatgtggtggtgcaccatcttgctggaaaaactcggggaacgtgccagcttcagtgcataaagagggaaacgcatcatcatgtagcaatgtaggtttccattgatgaagaatggccccactatctttgtaccccatataccacaccataccgtcaatttttttgttccaacagtcttggagggatctatccaatgtgggttagtgtcagaccaatagcggtggttttgtttgttaacttcaccattcacataaaagtttgcctcatcactgaacaaaatcttctgcgtaaactgagggtcctgttccaatttttgatttgcccattctgcaaattcagtgcgccgatctgggtcatcctcgttgagatgctgctgtagctggagtttgtaagggtgccatttgtgagtagctaatatccgccgaagggatgttcgactaatgccactctccagtgacatgcggcgagtgctacactgtgggctcttgctgaatgaagctaggacagccactgatgtttcttcattagtgacagttttcatgcgtccacattttggcaaatccaacactgaaccagtttcacgaaacttagcaagcagtttgctaactgtagcatgggagatgggtggtctcgtagggtgtcttgcattgaaatctgctgcaatgacccggttactgcgttcaccagacatcaacacaatttctatccgctcctcacgtgttaacctctgcgacatgtcaatgactgtaaacaaagagaaaaacaccattgtttttcttgtgaaattcccaataagtttgatgtgtcacatgaccttcttcctattgaaaaaacaaaagttggatccaaaatggccgacttcaaaatggccaccatggtcaccgcccatcttgaaaagtttttcccctcacatatactaatgtaccacaaacaggaagttaatatcaccaaccattcccattttattaaggtgtatccatataaatggcccaccctgtatattaattaaagcatgtacagtatgtttcctGGAAAGATATGCAGTTCGTTATTTACATTCTATTGCCTCATCTAGGATTCTCCAAAACGACCTAAAGTGGAAGACAGTGAAGTTCAGGCAGAGAAACAAGTAGAAAATGAAGGGTCTGAGAGTGATGGGGCTGAGTCTGATCATATGGAATCCGAGGCCAAGGCAAATAATGGCCCAGGAGAAGATGGTGTAGCTCCTGTAGTACCACCTGTATCCAGTGATGAGAAACCAGAAGGTCAACCAAATGATGCTGAGGCTCAGTCAACGCCGGAAAAA encodes the following:
- the LOC120527479 gene encoding hepatoma-derived growth factor-like, which produces MPRSNRQREYKPGDLVFAKMKGYPHWPARIDELPEGAVKSSSNKYQVFFFGTHETAFLGPKDLFPYEECKEKFSKANKRKGFSEGLWEIENNPSVKASGYEPSQKEGGSEGGGDSEVGADSKKAGTEGSSDDDDDDEGTLVIDEKNEKGGSKRKAEDSLEDSPKRPKVEDSEVQAEKQVENEGSESDGAESDHMESEAKANNGPGEDGVAPVVPPVSSDEKPEGQPNDAEAQSTPEKAVTESA